Within Clostridia bacterium, the genomic segment AAAGTCTTGGGCGGGAAGGCTGAGTACCGCTTGAGCCTGACTCTGTTTGTCCTCGGGATCCCATCCCCGTTCCTGGCAATAGCGAAGGAAATGGTGGTTGAGGCTTTCGGAGATGGAGACCCGAACGGCTTGCTTCATGCCGATCAGCCGGGCTGGATTCTTCGGGTCGGTCCCCGCGGAGCCTCGACCTACACTGCTTGCACAGCTTGTACTGCTTATGTTGAGCGGGTTGCCTGCATTATTTGTACTGCTGATGCTGCCTGTACCACCTGTCTTGCCTGCGTCGACCTTATTGCTGGCGTTGCCGGTATTGGCGCCTACTTCTGGACCTAGCAAAGCAAAGGTAGCCGCCTGCTTACCGTAATCCCTGAGCTTTAAGGTCTTTCGCCCTAAGCGAGCTCCGGTTACCACCGCCACGGCGTCGGCCAGACAGCGGTCATTCTCTACCACTACAATCAGATCCCGGTAGCGGCGCTGGGAAGCGGGCAACAAAGGTAGTCCCAAGTATTCTAGCCCTGCCGCCGCTATTCGCACTCCCAGGCATTGGCCCATACATAGGTGGCCGTGGTAAGCCACGCACTCTTCAAGAAGGGATTGATAACTGGGCTCGGTCATGGATAAACGCTCCTTTCTGGCTCCTGGCCACTGTGGTGTTACCTAACATCGGCACGCAAACCCGGTAAGTGCTGCCGCTGGCAGCGGCTACGCTGAGGATTTTGGTATCTACTTGGTAAAGGGATTTAAGGCTGGCCTCGGTAATCATTGACCCTGGCGGGCCGGCAACTACGGTGCCATGGTTTACCAAAGCCACCTTCTGGGCGCAAATGAAGGCGTGGTTGGGAAAATGAGTAGCCATGATGATGGATAAACCTTGGCTGGCCAGCCCGGCGATTCGCTCCAGCACCCGAACTTGGTTGCCAAAGTCGAGGCTGGAAGTGGGCTCGTCCATGATCAATACTTGGGGCTGTTGGGCTAAAGCCCGAGCGATGAGCACTAGCTGCCGCTCGCCGCCACTGATCTCGGTGTAAACCCTGTCTTCTAGGTAAGAAATGTTGAGGGCGGCCAGGGCTTGGCGAGCAATTTCCACATCTCTCGGCCCTGGCGCTGCCAGGGGGCCCAAGTGGGCGGTACGGCCCATTAACACCACATCCAGGACTTTAAAGGGAAAGGGCGGATGATGGGCCTGGGGAATGTAGCCCATGACCCGGGCCAGCCGGGCCCGGGGCCACGAGCTGATATCCTCTCCATCCAAACAAATCTCTCCAGCCTGCAGCTTCAAGAATCCCAGGATGGCCTTAAGCAGTGTGGTCTTGCCGGAACCGTTGGGCCCCAAAAGGCAGAGAATCTCCCCGGCCTCCACCTCCAGGGAAACATCCTTGATTACCGGATGGCAACCATAGCCAGCCGCTACCTTGCTTAGCTCTAATCTCATGCCCAACCCCTCCGAGCTTGAAAAAGGAGGTAAAGGAAAAAGGGGGCGCCGATGAAGGAGGTCAAGATGCCCAAGGGTATTTCCACCGAAGCCAGGATCCGGGCCAAGTCGTCTACCAAGAGCAGGTAGGCGCTGCCGATGCAAATGGAGGCCGGCAAGAGCTCTCGGTAATTGGGCCCTACCACCATGCGGGCCAGGTGGGGGATAACCAGCCCGATCCAGCCAATCATACCGCTTATGGCCACGGTGGCGCTGGTGACCAAGGTGGAGCAGAGAATGACCACCAGCCGGAGCCGGGCGGTGTCCAGGCCCAGGGCGCGAGCTTCATCCTCCCCCAGGGAGAGAACGTTGAGGCGCCAGCGCAAGAGGTAAAGGGGTACCACGCCCAAAAGCACCGGCCCCAGGGCTGCGTACAGATCTCGGGTAGTGGTGGCGGCCAAGCTGCCCATGAGCCAGAAAGTAATGGCCGGCAGCTTGTCGTAGGGGTCGGCCAGATATTTAAGCAGAGAAGTGGCGGAGGAAAAAAGGGTTCCCATCAGGATCCCGGCCAGGACCAGGACCAAGATGGGATCGTGGCGGATGCGGCTGCTCAAGGTGTAGGTGAGGAAGACCGCCAGTAGGCCAAAGATAAAAGAGGATGCCTGAATGCCTACCACCCCTAGGGAAAAGTAGATGGCCAGGGCGGCACCAAA encodes:
- a CDS encoding ABC transporter ATP-binding protein yields the protein MRLELSKVAAGYGCHPVIKDVSLEVEAGEILCLLGPNGSGKTTLLKAILGFLKLQAGEICLDGEDISSWPRARLARVMGYIPQAHHPPFPFKVLDVVLMGRTAHLGPLAAPGPRDVEIARQALAALNISYLEDRVYTEISGGERQLVLIARALAQQPQVLIMDEPTSSLDFGNQVRVLERIAGLASQGLSIIMATHFPNHAFICAQKVALVNHGTVVAGPPGSMITEASLKSLYQVDTKILSVAAASGSTYRVCVPMLGNTTVARSQKGAFIHDRAQLSIPS
- a CDS encoding iron ABC transporter permease encodes the protein MAMAKDTSIPSLNVAAQAHSCRWRHWLLVGLPLLAFLFSFPLGRYSISPGQLLTLLAAKIFPIDRTWPETLETVVFQVRLPRMLVAMLVGAALATAGAAYQGMFRNPLVSPDILGASAGAGFGAALAIYFSLGVVGIQASSFIFGLLAVFLTYTLSSRIRHDPILVLVLAGILMGTLFSSATSLLKYLADPYDKLPAITFWLMGSLAATTTRDLYAALGPVLLGVVPLYLLRWRLNVLSLGEDEARALGLDTARLRLVVILCSTLVTSATVAISGMIGWIGLVIPHLARMVVGPNYRELLPASICIGSAYLLLVDDLARILASVEIPLGILTSFIGAPFFLYLLFQARRGWA